The following are encoded together in the Desulfococcus multivorans genome:
- a CDS encoding electron transport complex protein RnfA codes for MFSYLIDIFLIGVVAALINNFVLYYFVGICPFVGVSRKISTAFGMGCAVIFVISIAALISWTITTFVLMPGAPLTRWVAAHFMTPEAAAGVDLTILSYIVYIFAIASSVQFVEMYVRKFFPPLYKALGVYLPLITTNCAILFACLIIMSKIVGVDNPADAWDLGRGLTLAVGGGIGFTIAIVIMAGIREELDLCDVPKPFQGAAITLIVAGILAMGFMGFTGVDSGLRKAMMPAPAVAAQAQTAPAADGTGANQ; via the coding sequence ATGTTCAGTTATCTGATAGACATCTTTCTGATCGGTGTTGTCGCCGCATTGATCAATAATTTTGTGCTCTATTATTTCGTCGGGATCTGTCCCTTCGTGGGGGTCTCCCGAAAGATCAGCACGGCGTTTGGGATGGGATGTGCGGTCATCTTCGTCATCTCCATTGCGGCCCTGATCAGCTGGACCATTACGACTTTCGTCCTTATGCCGGGCGCCCCCCTGACCCGCTGGGTGGCGGCGCATTTCATGACGCCCGAGGCCGCCGCAGGCGTCGATCTGACCATCCTGAGCTATATCGTCTATATTTTCGCCATCGCCTCGTCGGTTCAGTTTGTCGAAATGTACGTGCGGAAGTTTTTCCCGCCCCTGTACAAAGCCTTGGGGGTCTATCTTCCCCTTATTACGACCAACTGCGCGATTCTCTTCGCCTGTCTGATCATCATGAGCAAGATCGTGGGCGTGGACAATCCGGCGGACGCCTGGGACCTGGGCCGCGGCCTGACCCTGGCCGTCGGCGGCGGCATCGGTTTCACCATCGCCATCGTCATTATGGCCGGTATCCGGGAGGAACTGGACCTGTGTGATGTTCCCAAGCCTTTTCAGGGCGCGGCGATCACCCTCATTGTTGCCGGCATCCTGGCCATGGGCTTTATGGGATTCACCGGGGTGGATTCCGGACTCAGGAAGGCGATGATGCCGGCACCCGCGGTGGCGGCCCAAGCGCAGACTGCACCTGCAGCCGATGGCACGGGGGCGAACCAATAG
- a CDS encoding RnfABCDGE type electron transport complex subunit D → MAKDKEQTLSAAEEIAPTIHVAPSPHLSSTSTSTRQMMLDVLIALVPVVGASIYVFQMYAVRQLAICVGTCLLAEAAFTRMRGNPLSLRDFSAAVTGVILALSLPGTAPWFVGVIASITAIGIGKIIFGGVGMNIFNPAMVGRAFVMISFATFLGASGYQDVNSAVDAITQATPMDAFKQGGVVASIPALFWGVTNGSLGETSAVACLIGGIYLCIRRTASWEIPAGVLAAVAVIGGIAGLLQPESEWTILHHVLGGSLLFGAFFIATDPVTSPLTPKGKLLFGIGVGAFIMLLRIFSGYPEGVMFAVLLMNGVTPLINRWTIPRPLGAK, encoded by the coding sequence ATGGCGAAAGATAAAGAACAGACATTATCGGCTGCGGAAGAGATCGCACCGACGATCCACGTGGCGCCCTCGCCCCACCTGTCCAGCACATCCACCTCGACCCGGCAGATGATGCTCGATGTCCTGATTGCACTGGTGCCGGTGGTGGGGGCATCGATCTACGTTTTTCAGATGTATGCGGTCAGGCAGTTGGCCATCTGCGTGGGGACCTGTCTCCTGGCCGAAGCCGCATTTACCCGCATGCGGGGCAACCCCCTCTCGCTTCGGGATTTTTCCGCAGCGGTAACGGGGGTGATCCTGGCGTTGTCGCTGCCGGGCACGGCGCCTTGGTTCGTTGGCGTGATCGCTTCCATTACGGCTATCGGCATCGGCAAGATAATCTTTGGCGGCGTGGGCATGAACATTTTCAATCCCGCTATGGTCGGCCGGGCCTTTGTCATGATTTCATTTGCAACCTTTCTCGGAGCGTCGGGGTATCAGGACGTGAACAGCGCCGTCGACGCCATTACCCAGGCAACGCCTATGGATGCTTTTAAACAGGGGGGCGTCGTCGCATCGATACCCGCACTGTTTTGGGGTGTGACCAACGGTTCCCTCGGTGAGACCAGCGCCGTGGCGTGCCTTATCGGCGGCATCTATCTCTGCATCCGGCGGACCGCTTCCTGGGAGATTCCTGCGGGGGTTCTCGCAGCGGTCGCCGTCATCGGCGGGATCGCCGGTCTTCTCCAACCTGAGTCCGAATGGACGATTCTCCACCACGTTCTGGGGGGGTCGCTTTTGTTCGGGGCATTCTTTATCGCCACCGATCCGGTCACCAGTCCGCTTACCCCCAAAGGAAAGCTTCTGTTCGGCATCGGCGTTGGTGCTTTTATCATGTTGCTCAGAATTTTCAGCGGCTATCCCGAAGGCGTCATGTTCGCCGTGCTGCTCATGAACGGCGTGACGCCCCTCATCAACCGCTGGACCATTCCCAGACCCTTAGGCGCAAAATAG
- a CDS encoding ferredoxin-thioredoxin reductase catalytic domain-containing protein, whose product MDARKLYEQLRKIHEPKGYYFNRDEARTMELIEALIVNKERYGYMACPCRLASGDRESDKDIICPCVYRAPDVAEFGSCYCNLYVSKEWNEGKIPRDYVPERRPPEKIVF is encoded by the coding sequence ATGGACGCCCGAAAACTCTACGAACAATTAAGAAAAATTCATGAGCCCAAAGGATATTATTTCAACCGGGACGAGGCCCGAACGATGGAACTTATCGAGGCGCTCATCGTGAACAAGGAACGATACGGATACATGGCCTGTCCTTGCCGGTTGGCGTCGGGCGACCGGGAGAGCGACAAGGACATCATCTGCCCCTGCGTCTACCGAGCGCCGGACGTGGCGGAGTTCGGGAGCTGCTATTGCAATCTCTACGTTTCGAAGGAATGGAACGAGGGAAAGATCCCCCGGGACTATGTCCCCGAACGCAGGCCTCCTGAAAAAATCGTTTTCTAA
- the rsxC gene encoding electron transport complex subunit RsxC produces MAFKFKFSGSGGTFPHGVHPPERKTFAENVAIEVMPPPQRVMIPLLQNVGAPSKIAVKPKATVAFGEKIADAGGFVSVPIHSPIAGKVMKVGTTTLPNGRHVPAIPIKAEGDQVSGQALWDDIFGGEWPREGLERYSRKEIVDAIQKAGVVGLGGATFPTHVKYVPNDEKPIDTVLINGCECEPYLTSDYRMMIEVPEPIITGALLLGRVTQARNIIIGIEDNKPNAIEVIRKAAAGTGIKVAVFRTKYPQGSEKQLILAATGRKVPLGGLPLDVGVAVSNISTAAVVARAVLRGKPLTHRVISVTGAGIRTPKNLLAPIGISMGDMIDYCGGLTEDAARVVAGGPMMGFAFSDMATPVTKGTSGITVLTHGDLKREAETNCVRCGRCVDACPMNLVPSKLALASRKKDIDLAQMYNIMACFECGSCAYICPAQIPIVQLVRTGKAVVIGASKK; encoded by the coding sequence ATGGCGTTCAAATTTAAGTTTTCAGGGAGCGGCGGTACATTCCCTCACGGCGTGCACCCCCCCGAAAGAAAAACGTTTGCGGAAAATGTGGCGATCGAGGTCATGCCGCCGCCGCAAAGGGTCATGATTCCCCTGCTGCAGAATGTCGGGGCGCCCAGCAAAATTGCCGTCAAGCCCAAGGCGACGGTAGCCTTCGGCGAGAAGATCGCCGATGCGGGAGGTTTTGTGTCCGTGCCCATCCATTCTCCCATTGCGGGTAAGGTCATGAAGGTGGGAACGACGACGCTGCCCAACGGTCGTCATGTTCCGGCGATACCCATCAAGGCCGAGGGCGATCAAGTGAGCGGTCAGGCGTTGTGGGACGACATCTTCGGCGGCGAATGGCCCCGGGAGGGATTGGAGCGGTATAGCCGGAAAGAGATCGTCGACGCCATCCAGAAGGCCGGCGTCGTAGGGCTTGGCGGGGCAACCTTCCCGACCCATGTCAAATATGTCCCCAACGACGAAAAACCCATCGACACGGTGCTGATCAACGGATGCGAGTGCGAGCCCTATCTGACCTCGGATTATCGGATGATGATCGAGGTGCCCGAGCCCATCATTACCGGCGCACTGCTCCTTGGTCGGGTTACCCAGGCCCGGAATATCATCATCGGCATCGAGGACAACAAGCCCAATGCCATCGAAGTGATACGGAAAGCGGCAGCGGGTACCGGCATCAAGGTTGCCGTTTTCCGGACAAAGTATCCCCAGGGCAGTGAAAAGCAGCTGATCCTGGCGGCCACCGGTCGAAAGGTGCCGCTGGGCGGACTGCCGCTCGACGTGGGCGTGGCGGTGAGCAACATCTCCACGGCAGCCGTGGTGGCTCGGGCGGTTTTAAGGGGCAAGCCCCTGACCCACCGTGTGATTTCAGTCACCGGTGCCGGCATCCGGACCCCGAAAAATCTGTTGGCCCCCATCGGCATCAGCATGGGCGATATGATCGATTACTGCGGCGGGCTGACTGAGGATGCCGCCCGGGTTGTGGCCGGCGGCCCCATGATGGGTTTCGCCTTTTCCGATATGGCGACGCCGGTGACGAAGGGCACCAGCGGCATCACTGTTCTCACCCATGGAGATCTGAAACGGGAAGCGGAGACGAACTGTGTCCGGTGCGGCCGATGCGTGGATGCCTGTCCCATGAACCTGGTTCCCAGTAAGTTGGCGCTGGCCTCCCGCAAAAAAGACATCGATCTGGCCCAGATGTACAACATCATGGCGTGTTTCGAGTGCGGCTCCTGCGCCTACATCTGTCCTGCTCAGATTCCCATCGTACAGCTGGTGAGGACCGGCAAGGCCGTCGTGATCGGGGCGAGCAAAAAATAA
- a CDS encoding TIGR04282 family arsenosugar biosynthesis glycosyltransferase, with protein MINSDSHSAAQIVLLFLKNPEKGRVKTRLAKSIGRDAAVRLYQSFVEDILSMLHRTDRPVIICFHPPWAEAAVIRWLTGNYRFRPQIGADLGERMANAFVHAFSEKYTQVLLMGTDVPGLPEDVIREAFDALRHRPAVLGPSTDGGYYLIGFNKRSFSPRCFRGIIWSTPTVLRQTVKKMPGQGRAFHILPEWRDIDDWEDLKDFVSRKDVLRAQAPSTFTCLASLGLLAPLA; from the coding sequence ATGATCAATTCCGATAGCCACTCTGCTGCACAGATCGTGCTGCTTTTTCTGAAAAACCCCGAAAAAGGTCGGGTCAAAACCCGTCTGGCCAAATCCATCGGCCGGGACGCCGCCGTCAGACTCTACCAGAGCTTTGTGGAAGACATCCTTTCCATGCTCCATCGGACAGACCGACCGGTGATCATCTGTTTCCATCCCCCCTGGGCAGAAGCAGCCGTCATTCGATGGTTGACCGGAAATTATCGCTTCCGGCCCCAGATCGGTGCCGACCTGGGGGAACGAATGGCGAACGCCTTTGTACATGCCTTTTCCGAAAAATATACCCAGGTGCTCCTGATGGGAACGGATGTTCCAGGGCTGCCGGAAGATGTTATCCGCGAGGCCTTCGACGCCCTCCGCCATCGTCCGGCTGTCCTGGGGCCCTCCACGGACGGCGGGTATTATCTCATCGGTTTTAACAAGCGCTCTTTTTCTCCCCGATGCTTTCGGGGCATCATCTGGAGCACGCCGACGGTTCTGCGTCAAACTGTAAAAAAAATGCCCGGACAGGGGCGGGCGTTCCATATTTTGCCGGAATGGCGGGATATCGACGACTGGGAGGATCTGAAGGATTTTGTTTCCCGAAAGGATGTGCTCCGCGCCCAGGCCCCGTCGACCTTCACCTGCCTGGCATCCCTGGGCCTTCTGGCGCCCCTTGCGTAA
- a CDS encoding NAD(P)-dependent oxidoreductase, which yields MHRTAAGKTRIGWIGTGVMGRWMCKHVMDSGFTATVYSRTREKARPLLNEGASWAESPAAVTAAADVVFTIVGTPEDVRAVYFGEMGIISSARPGMLLVDMTTTRPSLAEEIFRTAASKGVHALDAPVSGGDVGAREARLSIMVGGEREAFEAAAPLFEAMGRKIVYQGVAGAGQHAKMCNQIMIAGTMIGMCESLLYGARAGLDLETMLAGISGGAAACWSLDNLAPRILRKEFDSGFFVEHFVKDMGIALDEARRMNLALPGLALVDQLYHGVMAHGGRRLGTQALMLALARMNHIDFED from the coding sequence ATGCATCGAACAGCAGCGGGGAAGACCCGGATAGGATGGATAGGAACGGGTGTCATGGGAAGATGGATGTGCAAGCACGTCATGGACAGCGGTTTCACCGCCACTGTTTACAGCCGTACCCGAGAGAAAGCCAGGCCGTTGCTGAACGAGGGGGCATCCTGGGCGGAATCCCCTGCTGCGGTTACGGCTGCCGCCGATGTGGTCTTCACCATCGTCGGCACCCCGGAGGATGTTCGGGCGGTCTACTTCGGTGAAATGGGAATTATTTCTTCAGCTCGGCCCGGCATGCTGTTGGTGGACATGACCACGACCCGTCCCAGCCTGGCTGAAGAGATTTTCCGTACTGCGGCGTCCAAGGGCGTCCATGCTTTAGATGCACCTGTTTCTGGCGGCGATGTCGGCGCCCGGGAGGCGCGACTTTCCATTATGGTCGGCGGTGAGCGGGAAGCTTTCGAGGCGGCCGCCCCGCTATTCGAGGCGATGGGGCGGAAGATCGTATACCAAGGTGTCGCCGGCGCCGGCCAGCATGCCAAGATGTGCAACCAGATCATGATTGCCGGCACCATGATCGGTATGTGTGAATCCCTGCTTTACGGCGCCAGGGCTGGCCTGGATCTCGAGACCATGCTCGCCGGCATTTCAGGCGGAGCGGCGGCGTGTTGGTCGCTGGACAACCTGGCGCCGAGGATCCTGCGGAAGGAGTTCGATTCGGGCTTTTTTGTGGAACATTTCGTCAAGGACATGGGGATTGCCCTGGATGAAGCACGCCGGATGAATCTCGCGCTTCCCGGGCTCGCTCTGGTCGATCAGTTATATCACGGCGTAATGGCTCATGGCGGACGGCGCCTGGGGACCCAGGCGCTGATGCTGGCGCTGGCCCGAATGAACCATATCGACTTCGAGGATTAG
- a CDS encoding FMN-binding protein: MKPIEPMEPMPPSTFERLKNNNIIQAWLVLFLALCFGSALAGVQMTLGPKIETNKINETREKVPELVLGKAAAQKMAEQGQNLEALPENIVVEKPGKQSTYNVFEARKDGDRLGWVVKAGGQGYADKIELLLGLDAKAENITGIFVLEQKETPGLGNKIVTDEWRDQFKGVGTDQLLTVVKGGKTSVPNEINAVTGATISSRSVTDIINTAVADLKGPLTAKGSGGK; the protein is encoded by the coding sequence ATGAAACCGATAGAACCCATGGAGCCGATGCCGCCCTCCACATTCGAGCGGCTGAAGAACAACAATATCATTCAGGCATGGTTGGTGCTGTTTCTGGCCCTTTGCTTTGGTTCCGCGCTTGCCGGGGTACAGATGACCCTGGGGCCCAAGATCGAAACCAACAAGATCAATGAGACGCGGGAAAAGGTACCTGAACTCGTGCTGGGAAAAGCGGCCGCCCAGAAGATGGCGGAGCAGGGACAGAACCTGGAAGCGCTGCCGGAAAACATCGTCGTCGAAAAGCCGGGTAAGCAGAGCACGTACAACGTGTTCGAGGCCCGAAAAGACGGAGATCGACTGGGTTGGGTCGTCAAGGCCGGCGGACAGGGATACGCCGATAAGATCGAACTGCTTTTGGGCCTGGATGCCAAGGCGGAGAATATCACGGGTATCTTCGTTCTCGAACAGAAGGAAACGCCGGGCCTCGGCAATAAAATCGTCACGGACGAGTGGCGCGACCAGTTCAAGGGTGTGGGAACCGACCAGCTTCTGACTGTGGTCAAGGGCGGCAAGACCAGCGTTCCCAACGAGATCAATGCCGTGACGGGCGCCACCATCTCATCGAGAAGCGTTACCGACATCATCAATACGGCTGTGGCGGACCTGAAAGGGCCGCTGACCGCCAAAGGATCGGGGGGGAAATAA
- a CDS encoding P-II family nitrogen regulator: MKQIQAIIKPFELEEVKYVLNEIGVKGMTVADVKGFGRQLTGANGESAI; the protein is encoded by the coding sequence ATGAAACAGATTCAAGCGATCATCAAACCCTTCGAGTTGGAAGAGGTCAAGTACGTTCTGAATGAAATCGGCGTCAAGGGCATGACCGTGGCGGATGTGAAGGGTTTTGGCCGTCAGTTGACGGGAGCAAACGGGGAAAGCGCAATCTGA
- a CDS encoding ammonium transporter produces MKCLCTGSTRIRFAVVLMSAVLFFAFGAAALSSAEEGRALQKAVEGVPGVLLKGKTQEEIRKDLPVSGAYRDETTPIAEDVEVTVAGKAETVSIVRYLSDLEILQYRGDVLWTCIAAFLVFIMQAGFAMVESGFTRAKNAVNIMMKNIMDFCIGTIAFLIIGFHIMFAGPDEPLFFLGKTEATQWGFAFWLFQCVFAATTATIVSGGVAERCKFTSYLIYSLVICAVIYPIFGGWAWGSLLDGSGWLEAVLGVGFYDFAGSTVVHSIGGWLALAGALVIGPRVGKFDADGTPKAIPGHNLPFAVIGGFILWLGWFGFNPGSTTTFDGNLARIAVMTNIAGAAGGIGAMAAIWFYTQKPDVGMTVNGFLAGMVAVCAAVDVVNVFGALIIGLVAGVLVVFSVIFIERKLKVDDPVGCVSVHGVCGAWGTLAYAVFGVEQFSMTVLAAQLVGIGVAFAWSFGCGMALFLAIKHTVGLRVTAEEEEVGLDIKEHGNEAYSGLQVDRHSY; encoded by the coding sequence ATGAAGTGTTTATGCACAGGTTCAACAAGGATCAGGTTCGCCGTGGTGTTGATGTCTGCCGTCCTTTTTTTCGCCTTCGGCGCTGCGGCGTTATCGTCAGCGGAAGAGGGACGGGCCCTCCAAAAAGCCGTCGAAGGAGTTCCGGGAGTCTTGCTGAAAGGAAAGACTCAGGAGGAGATCCGCAAGGACCTGCCGGTGTCGGGAGCCTATCGGGATGAAACGACGCCCATCGCCGAGGATGTCGAGGTGACGGTGGCCGGCAAAGCCGAAACCGTCTCCATTGTCCGCTACCTGTCGGATCTGGAGATCCTCCAATACCGGGGCGACGTGCTCTGGACCTGTATCGCCGCCTTTCTCGTCTTCATCATGCAGGCCGGGTTCGCCATGGTGGAGTCAGGCTTCACCCGGGCCAAGAACGCCGTCAACATCATGATGAAGAACATCATGGATTTTTGCATCGGTACCATCGCTTTTTTGATCATCGGATTCCATATCATGTTCGCGGGTCCTGATGAGCCCCTTTTCTTCCTCGGTAAAACGGAGGCTACCCAGTGGGGCTTTGCTTTCTGGCTTTTTCAGTGTGTTTTTGCGGCGACAACGGCCACCATCGTCTCCGGCGGCGTGGCCGAACGATGCAAGTTCACCAGTTACCTGATCTACAGCCTCGTCATCTGCGCGGTGATCTATCCGATCTTTGGCGGGTGGGCGTGGGGCAGTCTCCTGGACGGATCGGGATGGCTCGAGGCGGTTCTGGGCGTCGGATTCTATGACTTCGCCGGCTCGACCGTCGTCCATTCCATCGGCGGCTGGCTTGCCCTCGCGGGGGCCTTGGTCATCGGTCCCCGGGTCGGCAAATTTGACGCCGACGGCACCCCCAAGGCCATCCCCGGCCATAATCTGCCGTTTGCCGTCATCGGCGGATTCATCCTCTGGCTGGGATGGTTCGGCTTCAATCCGGGCAGCACAACGACCTTCGACGGGAATCTGGCCCGCATTGCCGTCATGACCAACATCGCCGGCGCCGCCGGCGGAATTGGAGCTATGGCCGCTATCTGGTTCTACACCCAGAAGCCGGATGTCGGCATGACCGTGAACGGATTTCTTGCCGGCATGGTGGCCGTCTGTGCGGCGGTGGATGTCGTCAACGTTTTTGGCGCACTGATCATCGGGCTCGTGGCGGGCGTCCTGGTGGTCTTCAGCGTCATCTTCATCGAACGAAAGCTCAAGGTCGACGATCCCGTGGGCTGTGTCAGCGTGCACGGCGTCTGCGGGGCGTGGGGCACTCTGGCCTACGCCGTCTTCGGTGTCGAACAGTTCAGCATGACGGTGCTGGCGGCGCAGCTGGTCGGCATCGGAGTGGCGTTTGCCTGGTCCTTCGGGTGCGGCATGGCTTTGTTCCTTGCTATCAAGCATACCGTGGGGCTTCGGGTGACGGCTGAAGAGGAAGAGGTCGGCCTCGATATCAAGGAACACGGCAACGAAGCCTATTCCGGATTACAGGTTGACCGTCACAGTTATTGA
- a CDS encoding glutaredoxin family protein → MVNDKGTAPDPSDDKNIQVYSLSTCSHCKATKRLLAECTVQYDFVDVDLLEGDERKAIIEDIKKINPRCSFPTIIIGNKVIVGYKEKEIKEALGM, encoded by the coding sequence ATGGTGAATGACAAGGGAACGGCTCCTGACCCTTCGGACGACAAGAATATCCAGGTCTATTCCCTCAGCACATGCAGTCATTGCAAAGCCACCAAACGGCTTCTGGCGGAATGTACGGTCCAATATGATTTCGTGGATGTCGACCTGCTCGAAGGAGACGAACGGAAGGCCATCATCGAAGACATAAAAAAAATTAACCCCCGTTGCTCTTTCCCTACCATCATCATCGGCAACAAGGTCATCGTCGGGTATAAGGAAAAGGAAATCAAGGAGGCTCTGGGAATGTGA
- a CDS encoding glutamine amidotransferase, with protein sequence MCAIAGILFKNDRRGNFNLTTGEALTLILDATLHRGPDSAGWALYQDPMPGQLRMRFFIPKGGDAKIETDKVRHVLTGEGVDVVAAAPLGCTIGVTARFAGDLLALTRAVEHRVRLVSMGERLDVIKDVGQPLDLASRYGIGDFNGAHGIAHIRLATESGVHPDTAHPFWACGFADIATVHNGQITNYWIMRRRLERRGMTFQTENDTELIAVYLAYRMSSGASLEAALETSLADLDGTFSYLVATRDAIGYAKDKLAAKPMVKYEDDDMIVISSEEVGINRLFPGRALATTEPAPLTCGLWSRSQ encoded by the coding sequence ATGTGTGCCATTGCAGGTATTCTATTCAAAAACGACAGACGCGGCAATTTCAATTTGACTACGGGCGAGGCCCTGACCCTGATCTTGGATGCGACACTTCACCGGGGTCCGGATTCTGCAGGTTGGGCTCTTTATCAAGATCCGATGCCGGGACAGCTGCGGATGCGCTTTTTCATCCCGAAAGGCGGAGACGCGAAGATTGAAACCGATAAGGTCCGACACGTGCTGACAGGAGAGGGGGTCGACGTCGTCGCAGCCGCGCCTTTGGGTTGCACCATAGGCGTCACGGCTCGGTTCGCGGGCGACCTCCTCGCCTTGACCCGTGCCGTCGAACACCGCGTCAGGCTGGTTTCCATGGGCGAGCGCCTTGACGTCATCAAGGACGTGGGGCAGCCGCTGGACCTGGCGTCACGGTACGGCATCGGCGATTTCAACGGGGCCCACGGCATCGCTCATATCCGGCTCGCAACCGAGTCGGGGGTTCATCCCGACACCGCACATCCTTTCTGGGCCTGCGGCTTCGCCGATATCGCCACGGTTCACAACGGTCAGATCACCAACTACTGGATCATGCGAAGGCGTCTGGAACGTCGGGGCATGACGTTCCAGACGGAAAACGATACGGAACTGATCGCCGTCTATCTCGCCTACCGAATGAGCTCAGGAGCGAGCCTGGAAGCGGCCCTGGAGACCTCTCTGGCGGACCTGGACGGCACCTTTTCCTATCTGGTCGCCACCAGGGACGCCATTGGATACGCCAAGGACAAGCTGGCAGCCAAACCCATGGTCAAATATGAGGACGACGACATGATCGTGATCTCGTCGGAAGAGGTGGGGATCAACCGCCTTTTTCCCGGGCGAGCCCTCGCCACCACCGAACCGGCCCCCTTGACCTGCGGGCTTTGGTCAAGATCGCAATAA
- the rsxE gene encoding electron transport complex subunit RsxE produces MADQPTAIERFIQGILPENPVYRQLLGLCPTLAVTNGLKAAITMSAAVAFVLFCANVVTSLMRNLLKPHLRIVIFTLTIATFVTIADRVLAAYLYQMSKVLGPYIPLIIVNCIIICRCEVCASKQGVFVAGADALGQSIGFCLALCSIAAVREILGTGMLFDIRLLPAAWSDWVIMVLPPGAFLTFGLLLGLVNWYSDRQSQKANRG; encoded by the coding sequence ATGGCCGATCAACCCACAGCTATCGAGCGTTTTATCCAGGGGATACTGCCTGAAAACCCGGTGTATCGCCAACTTCTGGGCCTCTGCCCGACACTGGCGGTGACCAACGGCCTCAAGGCCGCCATCACCATGTCCGCGGCTGTCGCGTTTGTGCTCTTCTGCGCCAATGTGGTGACCAGCCTGATGCGTAATCTGCTGAAACCGCACCTCAGAATCGTCATCTTTACCCTGACCATCGCAACCTTCGTTACCATTGCGGACCGGGTTCTTGCCGCCTACCTTTACCAGATGAGCAAGGTCCTGGGACCCTATATCCCCCTGATCATCGTTAACTGCATCATCATTTGTCGTTGCGAAGTCTGTGCGTCAAAGCAGGGCGTATTCGTCGCAGGTGCCGACGCCCTCGGCCAATCCATCGGTTTCTGCCTGGCCCTTTGCAGTATCGCTGCGGTCCGAGAGATCCTGGGAACCGGCATGCTCTTCGACATTCGTCTGCTTCCCGCTGCCTGGTCGGACTGGGTAATAATGGTCCTGCCGCCAGGTGCATTTCTAACTTTCGGACTGCTTTTGGGCCTTGTCAACTGGTACAGCGATCGACAGTCGCAAAAGGCCAACAGGGGGTAA
- a CDS encoding RnfABCDGE type electron transport complex subunit B, which translates to MNWVTISLSAATLFGMAVVISYILGWASKAFYVKVDPRIEAIIEALPGANCGGCGFVGCADYAEGVVLSGAAVNRCPVGGAACAASVAAIMGIEVDESYPQRPIVHCGAHYEDRKGRTPYFGEMTCQAANMVAGVQACTYGCLGFGDCTRACKYDAIHVIDGLATVDYDKCIGCGACGSVCPRNIITITPFKKSRILAVGCSNKDAGREVMAVCEVGCIGCKACAKKSELFKIEDNLPTIDYEHWDAECTLDVMEACEKCPRNRLIFVGEPSPADIAATKDKPLPEVVEADFKTTVDDTEWRG; encoded by the coding sequence ATGAATTGGGTAACCATCAGTCTTTCCGCCGCGACACTGTTCGGCATGGCGGTTGTCATCAGCTATATATTGGGGTGGGCCAGCAAGGCATTCTACGTCAAGGTCGACCCTCGGATTGAAGCGATCATCGAGGCGCTTCCAGGCGCTAACTGCGGCGGCTGCGGATTTGTGGGATGCGCCGATTACGCGGAGGGCGTTGTCCTCAGCGGCGCTGCCGTGAACAGATGCCCGGTGGGCGGGGCGGCCTGTGCGGCCAGCGTCGCGGCCATCATGGGCATCGAGGTGGACGAGAGCTATCCCCAGCGTCCGATTGTCCATTGCGGGGCGCATTACGAAGATCGCAAGGGGCGGACGCCCTACTTCGGAGAGATGACCTGCCAGGCAGCAAACATGGTGGCAGGGGTCCAGGCCTGCACCTATGGGTGTCTCGGGTTTGGGGATTGCACCCGAGCATGCAAATATGATGCGATTCACGTCATCGACGGCCTAGCCACCGTGGACTACGATAAATGTATCGGATGCGGTGCCTGCGGCAGCGTCTGTCCAAGGAACATCATCACCATTACGCCCTTCAAGAAATCCCGGATTCTGGCCGTCGGCTGCTCCAACAAGGATGCCGGCAGGGAGGTCATGGCCGTATGCGAGGTGGGGTGCATCGGCTGCAAGGCCTGTGCAAAAAAATCCGAGTTGTTCAAGATCGAGGACAACCTGCCGACCATAGACTATGAACACTGGGACGCCGAATGCACGCTTGACGTCATGGAGGCTTGTGAAAAATGTCCGAGGAACCGTCTGATTTTCGTGGGAGAACCGTCCCCCGCGGATATCGCTGCGACCAAAGACAAGCCATTGCCTGAGGTGGTGGAGGCTGATTTCAAGACCACTGTCGACGATACCGAGTGGCGCGGATAG